The following are from one region of the Nicotiana tabacum cultivar K326 chromosome 3, ASM71507v2, whole genome shotgun sequence genome:
- the LOC107830345 gene encoding aspartyl protease family protein 1 produces the protein MSSFIIFFLTLLSIRQCSGRVFTFEMHHRFSETVKKWSLQKIGGPLHNWPVKGSLQYYTQLANHDKLLHGRKLYKFGGPLTFSDGNSTFRISSLGFLHYTTVTLGTPGMKFLVALDTGSDLFWVPCECGKCASTDDPTLYSSDFELSIYSLNGSSTSKQVTCSNSLCTERNNCLGTYSHCPYSVSYVSSETSTSGILVDDILHLRTEDNEKKFVQARVIFGCGQVQTGSFLDVAAPNGLFGLGLEKISVPSILSREGFMSDSFSMCFGHDGAGRISFGDKGSFDQEETPFNINPLHPTYNISVDQIRVGTTLVDSGFTALFDTGTSFTYLADLSYTKLSESFHSQVRDKRLPPDPRIPFEYCYDMSPDANTSLIPSLSLTMKGGGQLVVYDPIIVISMQSQLVYCLAVVKSQDLNIIGQNFMTGYRFVFDREKAILGWKKFDCYEIEKIDHFPSEALNTTRVPPAVAVGPGNDDAEKSDERTTNTPQSSFASSVYQTFYLNLIKCYLASLTMLLL, from the exons ATGTCTTctttcattattttctttctaACATTGCTCTCAATTCGACAATGCAGTGGGCGTGTTTTCACATTTGAAATGCACCACCGTTTCTCTGAAACTGTCAAGAAGTGGTCACTGCAGAAAATAGGTGGTCCACTTCATAATTGGCCGGTCAAGGGAAGTCTTCAGTACTATACTCAGTTAGCCAACCACGATAAGTTGTTACATGGTAGGAAGCTTTACAAATTTGGCGGACCACTTACTTTCTCTGATGGCAATTCCACTTTCCGGATCAGCTCTCTTGGTTT CCTGCATTACACTACAGTGACGTTGGGGACACCGGGGATGAAGTTTCTTGTGGCGCTTGATACTGGGAGTGATTTATTTTGGGTGCCTTGTGAATGCGGCAAATGTGCTTCTACTGATGATCCTACACTTTACAGCTCT GATTTTGAGCTTAGCATATACAGCCTGAACGGATCGTCAACTAGCAAGCAGGTCACCTGCAGTAATAGCTTGTGTACAGAGCGCAATAATTGCCTTGGTACATATAGCCACTGCCCTTATTCAGTGTCCTATGTCTCCTCGGAAACTTCAACTTCAGGAATTTTAGTGGATGATATTCTGCACTTGAGAACAGAAGACAATGAGAAAAAATTTGTCCAGGCGCGTGTGATCTTTGG TTGTGGACAGGTGCAAACTGGTTCTTTTCTAGACGTTGCAGCACCAAACGGTTTATTTGGGCTTGGTCTTGAGAAGATATCAGTCCCTAGTATTCTGTCTCGAGAAGGTTTTATGTCAGATTCCTTCTCCATGTGCTTTGGTCATGATGGGGCAGGACGAATTAGTTTTGGAGACAAGGGTAGCTTTGACCAGGAAGAGACCCCTTTTAATATAAACCCATTACA CCCAACGTATAACATTTCTGTAGATCAAATACGCGTTGGAACAACTCTTGTTGACTCAGGTTTTACAGCACTTTTTGATACCGGGACGTCCTTCACATATCTTGCTGACCTATCCTATACAAAGCTTTCAGAGAGT TTCCATTCTCAAGTACGAGACAAGCGGCTCCCACCTGATCCTAGGATCCCTTTTGAATATTGTTATGATATGAG TCCTGATGCAAATACGAGCTTGATTCCTAGTTTAAGCCTAACTATGAAAGGGGGAGGCCAACTTGTTGTCTATGATCCAATTATTGTTATATCCATGCAG AGTCAACTCGTGTATTGCCTGGCTGTTGTGAAGAGTCAAGACCTAAATATAATTGGAC AAAACTTCATGACTGGATACCGCTTTGTGTTTGATCGAGAAAAGGCCATTCTCGGTTGGAAGAAGTTTGATT GTTATGAGATTGAAAAAATAGACCATTTCCCTTCAGAAGCCCTTAATACTACCCGTGTGCCACCTGCTGTTGCTGTTGGGCCTGGAAATGATGATGCAGAAAAATCAGATGAAAGGACTACAAATACTCCTCAAAGTTCTTTTGCATCATCAGTTTATCAAACATTTTATTTGAACCTCATAAAATGCTACCTAGCATCTCTAACAATGCTACTTTTATAA
- the LOC107830336 gene encoding uncharacterized protein LOC107830336, producing MHHSSVKSIFVEEKNKLNNGGNNVPPICPKPRRPGSTLPEFLKSMNYNDNTQKNFDGRSGILNIVADKTRDGRKSPSCYSGSPPGRTDNPLVHDVQFIQQMEHFSPLTRTNLSDKFGFTSVSPA from the exons ATGCATCATTCTTCAGTGAAGAGCATTTTTGTTGAGGAGAAAAATAAGCTGAACAATGGAGGAAATAATGTGCCACCTATTTGCCCTAAACCTAGAAGACCTGGTTCTACTCTTCCTGAATTCCTCAAATCCATGAATTACAACGATAATAC CCAGAAGAATTTTGATGGAAGAAGTGGGATTCTCAACATTGTTGCTGATAAG ACAAGAGATGGAAGAAAATCGCCGTCATGTTACTCAGGTTCTCCTCCGGGGAGAACAGATAATCCATTGGTGCACGACGTGCAATTTATTCAGCAAATGGAGCATTTTTCACCTTTGACAAGAACTAATTTATCTGATAAATTTGGATTTACCTCTGTCTCTCCAGCTTAA
- the LOC107776519 gene encoding hyperosmolality-gated Ca2+ permeable channel 4.1-like, whose translation MIAYISYADPPSMAAFTTSSTFSPPPSGGGGGTDDFNYDAAWYGNIQYLLNISAVGAFTCLLIFVFVKLRSDHRRMPGPTAIASKLLAAWHATGREIARHCGADAAQFLLIEGGSSALLLFLAFLALAVMLPLNIHAGKAPMADQFSKTTINHIEKGSPLLWIHFIFVVIVVVLVHYGISEIQERLKITRLRDGYGNPSGPVTNSSTIFTIMVQGVPKTLGFDKTPLVDYFQHKYPGKVYRVVVPMDLCALDDLATELVKVREDISKLVSRIESRGYLNEEEEDDNDSVNGWGLFERLRFLWRKAKDIWYRVVDQLGFSDEERLRKLQELRADLEMEMASYKEGRARGAGVAFVVFKDVFTANKAVQDLRNEKRRRYGRFFSVVELQLQRNQWKVERAPLATDIYWNHLGSTKFSLRLRRVLVNTCLLLMLLFCSSPLAVISAIQSAGRIINAEAMDHAQMWLNWVQGSSWLATIIFQFLPNVLIFVSMYIVIPSVLSYLSKFERHLTVSGEQRAALLKMVCFFLVNLILLRALVESSLEGALLSMGRCYLDGEDCKKIEQYMTASFLTRTCLSSLAFLITSSFLGISFDLLAPIPWIKKQLQKFRKNDMLQLVPERSEDYPLENQDIDSLERPLIHERSSTVVDSSGFLNDSSPDGIDFPGQDLSEYPPVSRTSPVPKPKFDFAQYYAFNLTIFALTLIYCSFAPLVVPVGAVYFGYRYVVDKYNFLFVYRVRGFPAGNDGRLMDTVLSIMRFCVDLFLLAMLLFFSVRGDSTKLQAIFTLGLLVMYKILPSDNDAFQPALLQGIQTVDNIVEGPTDYEVFSQPTFDWDTYNS comes from the coding sequence ATGATCGCTTACATTTCCTATGCTGACCCACCTTCCATGGCCGCCTTTACCACCAGCTCCACTTTCTCACCTCCTCCGTCCGGCGGCGGCGGCGGCACTGATGACTTCAATTATGATGCCGCTTGGTACGGTAACATCCAGTACCTGCTTAATATCTCTGCCGTCGGAGCCTTCACTTGCCTTCTAATTTTCGTCTTCGTGAAGCTTCGAAGCGATCACCGTCGCATGCCCGGTCCCACCGCCATCGCCTCTAAGCTTCTCGCCGCCTGGCATGCCACTGGCCGTGAAATCGCCCGCCACTGCGGTGCTGACGCCGCCCAATTTCTCCTTATTGAAGGCGGCAGCTCGGCGCTGCTATTATTCCTTGCCTTCCTTGCCCTTGCTGTAATGCTGCCGTTGAATATTCATGCTGGAAAGGCTCCTATGGCTGATCAGTTTTCAAAGACTACAATAAATCATATAGAAAAAGGTTCTCCTTTACTCTGGattcactttatctttgttgttattgttgttgttttggtACATTATGGTATTAGTGAAATACAAGAAAGGTTGAAAATTACTAGGCTTAGAGATGGCTATGGAAATCCAAGTGGGCCTGTTACAAATAGTAGTACAATTTTTACAATTATGGTGCAGGGAGTACCTAAAACCTTAGGTTTTGATAAGACACCATTGGTGGATTATTTTCAGCATAAGTATCCGGGCAAGGTGTATAGAGTAGTTGTGCCCATGGATTTGTGTGCGTTAGATGATTTAGCGACAGAGTTGGTGAAGGTTCGGGAAGATATCTCCAAATTAGTGTCAAGGATTGAGTCACGGGGTTATTTGAATGAGGAGGAAGAGGATGATAATGATAGTGTGAATGGATGGGGTTTGTTTGAGCGACTGCGCTTTCTGTGGAGAAAGGCCAAGGATATTTGGTATCGTGTTGTTGATCAATTGGGTTTCTCAGATGAAGAGAGGTTGAGAAAATTGCAAGAGCTGAGAGCTGATTTGGAGATGGAAATGGCATCTTATAAAGAAGGGCGGGCAAGAGGTGCTGGTGTAGCTTTTGTTGTGTTTAAGGATGTCTTTACAGCTAATAAGGCTGTCCAGGATCTCCGAAATGAGAAGAGGAGGCGATATGGTCGGTTCTTTTCAGTCGTGGAGTTGCAACTACAGAGGAACCAGTGGAAAGTAGAAAGAGCTCCTTTAGCTACTGACATATATTGGAACCACCTGGGATCGACAAAGTTCTCTTTAAGGTTACGCAGAGTGCTGGTGAACACATGCCTACTGTTGATGCTGTTGTTCTGCAGCTCTCCACTCGCTGTGATTAGTGCCATCCAAAGTGCAGGGCGAATAATCAATGCTGAAGCAATGGATCATGCTCAAATGTGGCTGAACTGGGTGCAGGGCTCGAGCTGGCTGgcaacaataatatttcaatttttgCCCAATGTTCTTATTTTTGTGAGCATGTATATTGTTATCCCTTCAGTTCTTTCTTATCTTTCAAAATTTGAACGACATCTTACTGTATCTGGTGAGCAAAGGGCTGCACTATTGAAAATGGtttgcttctttctagtaaatctCATTCTCCTTAGAGCCCTGGTCGAATCATCACTTGAGGGTGCACTATTAAGCATGGGTCGCTGTTATTTGGATGGAGAAGATTGCAAAAAGATTGAACAGTACATGACTGCTTCTTTTTTGACAAGGACATGCCTCTCGTCTCTTGCATTTTTAATTACAAGCAGTTTCTTGGGTATATCTTTTGATTTATTAGCTCCAATTCCTTGGATTAAGAAGCAGCttcaaaaatttcgaaaaaatgatatGCTTCAGCTGGTACCAGAAAGGAGCGAGGACTATCCTTTGGAAAATCAAGACATTGATAGCTTGGAGAGGCCTCTAATTCATGAAAGGAGTTCAACTGTGGTTGACAGCAGTGGATTTTTAAATGATTCCTCTCCAGATGGAATTGATTTCCCAGGACAAGATTTGTCTGAATATCCTCCAGTCAGCCGAACCTCACCAGTTCCAAAGCCAAAGTTTGATTTTGCGCAATATTATGCTTTCAATTTGACAATATTCGCCCTGACCCTGATCtattgttcatttgctcctctcgTGGTTCCTGTTGGTGCAGTTTACTTTGGGTACAGGTATGTGGTTGACAAGTACAACTTCCTGTTTGTATACAGAGTGCGCGGTTTCCCTGCCGGTAATGATGGGAGGTTGATGGATACTGTATTGAGTATCATGAGGTTTTGTGTTGACTTGTTTCTCCTGGCAATGCTACTTTTCTTTTCTGTACGAGGAGACTCAACAAAGCTTCAAGCCATATTCACACTCGGGTTGTTAGTGATGTATAAAATTTTGCCTTCTGATAATGATGCTTTTCAGCCAGCTCTATTACAAGGCATACAGACTGTTGACAACATTGTTGAAGGGCCGACTGATTATGAGGTGTTCTCACAACCTACATTTGACTGGGATACATATAATTCATGA